A genomic segment from Malus domestica chromosome 05, GDT2T_hap1 encodes:
- the LOC103435401 gene encoding uncharacterized protein, whose protein sequence is MEYWKTLMVRPDQNVVQPEQKERDDRLKQMKSPYESAMEERWEDVTKYFEGNAEKLLYNMTAEGDTALHLAASRSSKSQGTEVLQMFINILRNSTSYDVRCALRLPNSYGNNTLHEVSVSGNEKAAKYLLSNFNDPVLGEVVTISSSTDKDCDMKLREVRDLENSKVQLLETRNYLGETPLFRAAALGHADLVKFYASKLPGDNLWKHFHRDDKKSILHMAVIAQHFEIALWLLDKYPYLASLREDKNLTSLQLLAQMPTASVPHFEKIKWKMLIYICLPDGGDVVTPNQKDDVESSMDSNHPHQSIFRNKLAVVMKAYYSLLDSFAKGTGGPLGEIIYMIWKEKKNKKSLKKLIGLLVQLDDPYWLITNKNTKIRTISLGTKSDTTNGDGGGDKTKSDGCEKDKEVTTLKKEARNEVYNTTPLLIATITGFLPIVQEILEQRPQAVEQVNENERNILHLAIKHRQKEILDIIQSKPTLMSKLNKRIDHKGNTILHQAADRTYYSIALSQKLIGPAMQLQEELRWMLHIKEMLPPHYIMHHNDNDQTAEELFNAGHDELLKSAQEWVKETAQSCSTVAVLVATVVFAAAYAIPGGFNDKSGRPVFQDNPLFLLFTCMDVVAIASSLSSVAFFLSVLSSPLEYPYFVKSIPHKVMLGFVLLFFSMATTMLAFAATILLLIRVKKKWTMSLLYPIAFFPVPLFGLLQFPMYQCFRVMFQKIDACFFKPLGRILGFHKKRSIWG, encoded by the exons ATGGAGTACTGGAAAACGCTGATGGTTCGGCCGGATCAAAACGTGGTCCAGCCGGAGCAGAAAGAGAGAGACGATAGGTTAAAGCAAATGAAAAGTCCCTATGAAAGTGCCATGGAGGAGAGATGGGAAGACGTGACGAAATACTTCGAGGGGAATGCAGAAAAACTGCTCTATAATATGACAGCGGAGGGGGACACTGCACTTCACCTTGCGGCTTCTCGCAGCAGCAAATCACAAGGCACAGAAGTCCTCCAAATGTTTATCAATATACTCAGGAATTCAACCAGCTATGACGTGAGATGCGCTCTGAGGCTTCCAAATAGCTACGGAAACAATACTCTCCATGAGGTGAGTGTGTCTGGCAATGAGAAAGCGGCAAAGTACTTGTTGAGCAACTTCAACGATCCTGTTCTGGGAGAGGTAGTCACCATCAGTAGTAGTACAGATAAAGACTGCGATATGAAGCTGCGTGAGGTTCGGGATTTAGAGAATTCTAAGGTGCAGCTGCTGGAGACTCGGAACTATTTAGGAGAAACTCCGCTCTTCAGGGCAGCTGCTCTCGGTCACGCTGACTTGGTCAAGTTTTATGCCAGCAAACTGCCGGGGGACAATCTTTGGAAGCACTTCCACAGAGATGACAAAAAGTCCATTCTTCATATGGCAGTCATTGCACAACATTTcg AGATTGCTCTTTGGTTACTGGATAAGTACCCATATCTAGCGTCCCTAAGGGAAGATAAAAATTTGACAAGCCTTCAGTTGCTAGCCCAAATGCCAACTGCCTCTGTGCCACATTTTGAAAAAATCAAATGGAAGATGCTAATTTATATTT GCCTTCCTGATGGAGGAGATGTGGTCACACCAAATCAGAAGGATGATGTGGAGAGCAGCATGGATAGCAACCATCCTCATCAATCCATCTTTCGGAACAAGCTTGCAG TTGTTATGAAGGCTTACTATTCATTATTGGACTCCTTTGCTAAAG GAACTGGAGGCCCGCTTGGTGAGATAATCTACATGATAtggaaggagaagaaaaacaaaaaatcactgAAGAAACTCATCGGATTGCTCGTCCAGTTGGACGACCCTTATTGGTTGATTACTAACAAGAATACAAAAATCAGGACCATTTCTCTAGGGACCAAATCGGATACGACAAATGGTGATGGCGGAGGTGACAAAACCAAATCGGATGGATgtgaaaaagataaggaagtAACCACATTGAAAAAGGAGGCGAGGAATGAAGTTTACAACACTACCCCATTGCTTATAGCAACTATCACAGGATTTTTACCCATTGTGCAGGAGATACTTGAACAGCGTCCTCAGGCAGTCGAGCAAGTTAACGAAAACGAACGCAACATTTTGCATCTGGCCATTAAGCACCGTCAGAAAGAGATCCTTGATATTATTCAAAGCAAACCAACTCTGATGTCGAAGCTGAATAAGAGGATAGACCACAAGGGAAACACCATATTGCACCAGGCTGCAGATAGGACTTACTACTCTATAGCATTGTCTCAGAAATTAATAGGCCCTGCAATGCAATTGCAAGAAGAGCTGCGCTGGATGCTG CATATAAAAGAGATGCTACCCCCACATTACATCATGCACCACAACGACAACGATCAGACCGCGGAGGAGTTGTTCAACGCTGGGCACGACGAGCTTCTGAAGTCCGCACAAGAATGGGTAAAAGAAACGGCTCAGTCATGCTCAACCGTGGCGGTGCTAGTGGCCACTGTGGTCTTTGCAGCTGCCTACGCCATTCCTGGGGGTTTTAACGACAAAAGTGGCCGTCCTGTTTTCCAAGACAATCCTCTTTTTTTGCTTTTCACCTGCATGGACGTTGTGGCCATCGCCTCCTCATTATCTTCTGTGGCATTCTTTCTCTCggtcctctcctctcctctcgaGTACCCATATTTCGTTAAAAGCATTCCTCACAAGGTTATGCTAGGATTCGTCTTGCTCTTCTTCTCCATGGCAACCACCATGCTCGCCTTTGCTGCCACTATTTTGCTCTTGATTCGCGTGAAGAAGAAATGGACAATGTCTCTACTTTACCCTATTGCCTTTTTCCCAGTCCCTCTATTCGGCCTGCTTCAGTTTCCCATGTATCAATGCTTCAGAGTCATGTTTCAGAAAATTGATGCCTGCTTTTTCAAACCCTTAGGCCGCATTCTTGGCTTTCACAAGAAGAGATCAATTTGGGGCTAG
- the LOC108172890 gene encoding protein PIN-LIKES 1-like, which produces MELKQLFVTALIPVLKVLSITALGSYLALDRVNILGEVTRKNLNTVVFYVFGPALVSSNVAQTITYQSMVKMWFMPVNILITFIIGSILGCLLIQLTRPPAHLRGLVLGCCAAGNLGMMLLIIVPAVCKEKGSPFGAPDVCHMYAMGYASLSMAVGDFYVWSYVYNIVRVSSRRGNQDYNQSAERSSTSDQATTSGKLEQRIVMVFQKMNLKSIFAPSTIGALIGFAIGVIPQIRKLLLGDGAPLRVIQDTANLLGDGAIPSLILIIGGNLLKGLRGSGIQKSLVVGIIVVRYVALPLIGVLVVKGALKFGLVHSDPLYLFVLLLQFSLPPAMNIGIMTLLFEAGENECSVIMLWTYAFASLSITFWSAAFMWLVARL; this is translated from the exons ATGGAGCTTAAGCAGCTGTTCGTGACGGCCTTAATTCCGGTGTTGAAAGTGCTTTCGATAACAGCACTTGGCTCATATCTTGCTCTTGATCGTGTCAATATTTTGGGGGAAGTTACTAGAAAGAACTTAAACACT GTTGTATTTTATGTATTCGGTCCTGCTCTGGTGAGTTCCAACGTTGCGCAGACAATTACATATCAAAGCATGGTTAAAAT GTGGTTCATGCCAGTGAATATCCTCATCACATTTATAATTGGTTCCATACTCGGATGTCTTCTCATCCAATTAACAAGGCCACCTGCCCATCTGCGAGGCCTTGTCTTGGGTTGCTGTGCTGCAG GTAATTTGGGTATGATGCTCCTCATTATAGTCCCAGCAGTCTGTAAAGAAAAAGGGAGCCCATTTGGAGCTCCTGATGTCTGTCACATGTATGCCATGGGTTATGCTTCGCTCTCAATGGCG GTAGGAGACTTTTATGTGTGGTCCTATGTGTATAATATTGTGCGGGTATCTTCAAGAAGGGGCAACCAAGATTATAATCAGTCCGCCGAGAGGTCCTCTACATCCGACCAA GCAACGACTTCAGGTAAACTAGAGCAACGAATAGTGATGGTCTTTCAAAAGATGAATCTGAAATCAATATTTGCCCCTTCAACTATTGGAGCG CTCATTGGTTTTGCAATCGGAGTCATCCCTCAGATTCGAAAATTACTTTTAGGAGATGGTGCTCCTCTACGGGTGATTCAAGATACTGCTAATTTGTTGGG AGACGGAGCCATCCCATCTCTCATTTTGATAATAGGAGGAAACCTACTTAAAG GCTTGCGAGGGTCAGGGATTCAGAAATCTCTTGTCGTTGGCATCATAGTTGTTCGTTATGTTGCCCTGCCTCTTATAGGCGTCTTGGTTGTTAAAGGGGCACTGAAATTTGGGTTGGTGCACTCTGATCCATTATATCTGTTTGTTCTTCTGCTTCAGTTTTCACTCCCACCTGCGATGAACATAG GAATAATGACGCTATTATTTGAAGCTGGAGAGAATGAATGTTCAGTTATCATGCTGTGGACTTATGCTTTCGCTTCACTGTCAATTACATTCTGGTCCGCCGCCTTCATGTGGCTTGTCGCGCGACtgtga